The Balaenoptera acutorostrata chromosome 15, mBalAcu1.1, whole genome shotgun sequence genome contains a region encoding:
- the POLR3K gene encoding DNA-directed RNA polymerase III subunit RPC10: MLLFCPGCGNGLIVEEGQRCHRFACNTCPYVHNVTRKVTNRKYPKLKEVDDVLGGAAAWENVDSTAEPCPKCEHPRAYFMQLQTRSADEPMTTFYKCCNAQCGHRWRD; this comes from the exons ATGCTGCTTTTCTGCCCGGGCTGCGGGAACGGGCTGATCGTGGAGGAGGGGCAGCGCTGCCACCGCTTCGCCTGCAACACCTGCCCCTACGTGCACAACGTCACCCGCAAG GTAACAAATCGGAAGTATCCAAAGCTGAAAGAAGTGGATGATGTGCTCGGTGGAGCAGCTGCGTGGGAGAATGTTGACTCTACTGCAG AGCCGTGTCCCAAATGCGAACACCCTCGTGCCTATTTCATGCAGCTTCAGACCCGCTCTGCAGACGAGCCCATGACCACCTTCTACAAGTGCTGCAATGCTCAGTGTGGACATCGCTGGCGGGACTAG